In the genome of Pseudomonadota bacterium, one region contains:
- the manA gene encoding mannose-6-phosphate isomerase, class I yields MNSSTISEINESRLLKRALRLTGKVQAYQWGKIGEASRIATMLRGALPEGRLAEYWLGGHPKGCSDVELPDGASIPLNSLVARYPELLGDRCMGAGLPFILKVLSIDAAVGLSIQAHPDSDWAQRLHFSDPLNYPDASHKPEIGIPLTPVTLLYGFRSVLELRESLAMFPELGVILSPTLLHEIESKTSTSSQEDIRRELYASLLNTPCVAVEEVVRIIIARFAATAPWPVEIEVIDRLRRCYGDGDVGLLAVFVMNLVTVLPGKAIFIGPNIPHAYLEGDLIECMACSDNVVRAGLTPKFKDVETLLEMLDYSVGMPALIEPQELGDGFFLIPADVREFQISLLPYGSGVTTIESGKDVAILLCLGAHATIGMIDGKEEIDLIDGGAILLPPRSGRYEIKRTNAAIYRVVAEEHGSHF; encoded by the coding sequence CGCATCGCAACTATGTTGAGAGGGGCTCTCCCCGAGGGGCGACTGGCTGAGTACTGGTTGGGGGGACATCCTAAGGGGTGCTCCGATGTGGAGTTACCTGATGGCGCTTCCATTCCTCTAAATAGCCTAGTGGCGCGCTATCCAGAGCTACTCGGAGATAGGTGTATGGGGGCCGGACTACCCTTTATCCTTAAGGTGCTTTCGATCGATGCAGCAGTGGGGCTCTCAATTCAGGCGCACCCTGATAGCGATTGGGCGCAGCGGCTGCATTTCAGCGATCCACTTAATTATCCCGACGCATCTCATAAGCCTGAGATCGGCATTCCCCTTACGCCGGTAACCTTATTATACGGCTTTAGATCAGTGCTTGAGTTGCGAGAGAGTCTGGCAATGTTTCCCGAGCTCGGTGTGATTCTTTCACCAACATTGCTGCACGAGATCGAATCAAAAACCTCAACCAGTTCGCAAGAGGATATTCGTCGAGAGTTATATGCGTCGTTGCTCAATACTCCGTGCGTTGCGGTTGAGGAGGTAGTGCGAATTATTATAGCGCGCTTTGCGGCAACGGCTCCCTGGCCGGTAGAGATTGAGGTTATCGATCGGCTGCGTAGGTGTTACGGGGACGGCGATGTAGGGCTACTGGCGGTCTTTGTTATGAACCTTGTGACCGTTTTGCCAGGCAAGGCGATCTTTATCGGGCCGAATATTCCGCATGCCTACCTGGAGGGAGATCTGATTGAGTGTATGGCGTGTTCAGATAACGTTGTCCGAGCGGGGCTAACGCCAAAATTTAAGGATGTAGAGACCTTACTTGAGATGCTCGATTATTCCGTTGGCATGCCGGCACTGATTGAGCCGCAGGAGCTTGGTGATGGATTCTTTCTTATTCCAGCGGATGTGAGGGAGTTTCAGATTAGCCTGCTTCCGTATGGCAGTGGTGTAACCACCATAGAGAGTGGTAAGGATGTTGCAATTCTACTCTGTTTGGGAGCGCATGCGACTATTGGCATGATAGATGGTAAAGAGGAGATTGATCTTATAGATGGCGGAGCTATCTTGCTTCCACCGAGATCTGGCCGGTACGAGATTAAGCGGACTAATGCCGCGATATATCGGGTTGTTGCAGAAGAGCATGGGTCGCATTTTTGA